From the Serratia nematodiphila DZ0503SBS1 genome, one window contains:
- a CDS encoding transketolase family protein: MFNVVTQLENDTVEMRKVYAGAVRRQIEAGAPIIALEADLMSSMAMDGVHQDHPQHVINCGIMEANVIGVAAGLSLTGRVPFVHTFTAFASRRCFDQLFMSLDYQRNNVKVIASDAGVSACHNGGTHMSFEDMGIVRGLAHSVVLEVTDATMFADVLRQLMDLRGFYWVRTIRKQATRIYQEGSRFTIGKGNLLRDGDDITLIANGIMVAEALKAAEMLARQGVSAAVIDMFTLKPIDRELIKTYAAKTGRIVTCENHSIHNGLGSAVAEVLAEECPTPMRRVGVKERYGQVGTQAFLQQEYGLTAEHILEAAGQLLAR, translated from the coding sequence ATGTTTAACGTAGTGACGCAGTTGGAAAACGACACCGTCGAAATGCGCAAAGTCTACGCCGGCGCGGTGCGGCGGCAGATTGAGGCGGGCGCGCCGATCATCGCGCTGGAGGCGGATTTGATGAGCTCGATGGCGATGGACGGCGTGCACCAGGATCACCCGCAGCACGTGATCAACTGCGGCATCATGGAGGCCAACGTGATCGGCGTCGCCGCCGGGCTGTCGCTCACCGGCCGGGTGCCGTTCGTGCACACTTTCACCGCCTTCGCCAGCCGCCGCTGTTTCGATCAGCTGTTCATGTCGCTGGATTACCAGCGCAACAACGTCAAGGTGATCGCTTCCGACGCCGGGGTGAGCGCCTGCCACAACGGCGGCACCCACATGTCGTTCGAAGACATGGGCATCGTGCGCGGGCTGGCGCATTCGGTGGTGCTGGAGGTGACCGACGCCACCATGTTCGCCGACGTTCTGCGCCAGCTGATGGATCTGCGCGGCTTCTACTGGGTGCGCACCATCCGCAAGCAGGCGACGCGCATCTACCAGGAAGGCTCGCGCTTTACCATCGGCAAGGGCAACCTGCTGCGCGACGGTGACGATATCACGCTGATCGCCAACGGCATCATGGTGGCGGAGGCGCTGAAGGCGGCGGAGATGCTGGCGCGGCAGGGTGTCAGCGCGGCGGTGATCGATATGTTCACCCTCAAGCCTATCGACCGTGAACTGATCAAAACCTACGCGGCCAAGACCGGACGCATCGTCACCTGTGAAAACCACAGCATTCATAACGGGCTGGGATCGGCGGTGGCGGAGGTGTTGGCGGAGGAGTGCCCGACGCCGATGCGGCGCGTGGGGGTGAAGGAGCGTTACGGCCAGGTGGGCACCCAGGCGTTTTTACAGCAGGAGTATGGTCTGACCGCCGAACATATTCTGGAGGCCGCCGGGCAGCTGCTGGCGCGTTAG
- a CDS encoding transketolase → MNDTTSETEIEELRALARAIRLETLKALTGLGFGHYGGCMSVVETLAVLYGGVMRIDPADPDWPERDDFVLSKGHAGPALYSTLAIKGYFPLAELKTLNQNGTRLPSHPDRLRTRGVDATTGSLGQGVSIAAGMALSHRLAGRRNRVFSILGDGELNEGQCWEAFQFIAHHNLNNLTLFIDYNKQQLDGALDEVIQPFDLAAKFRAFGFEVQTVKGDDIAALLAAVAPARGGEQRPLAIVLDSIKGQGVTYLENLSNSHHLRLTPDVQLEIEKAIAELEAAHV, encoded by the coding sequence ATGAACGACACAACGAGCGAAACGGAAATTGAAGAGCTGCGTGCCTTGGCGCGCGCGATCCGCCTGGAAACGCTGAAAGCGCTGACCGGGCTGGGCTTCGGCCACTATGGCGGCTGCATGTCGGTGGTGGAGACGCTGGCGGTGCTGTACGGCGGCGTGATGCGCATCGATCCGGCGGATCCGGACTGGCCGGAGCGCGATGACTTTGTGCTGTCGAAAGGGCACGCCGGCCCGGCGTTGTACAGCACGCTGGCGATCAAGGGCTACTTCCCGCTGGCGGAGCTGAAGACCCTCAACCAGAACGGCACGCGCCTGCCGAGCCACCCGGACCGGCTGCGCACGCGCGGCGTGGACGCCACCACCGGCTCACTGGGGCAGGGCGTGTCGATCGCCGCCGGCATGGCGTTATCCCATCGGCTGGCGGGGCGGCGCAATCGGGTGTTCAGCATTCTCGGCGACGGGGAGCTGAATGAAGGACAGTGCTGGGAGGCGTTCCAGTTTATCGCCCACCACAACCTGAACAACCTGACGCTGTTCATCGATTACAACAAGCAACAGCTGGACGGCGCGCTGGACGAGGTGATCCAACCGTTCGATCTGGCCGCCAAGTTCCGCGCCTTCGGCTTTGAGGTGCAGACTGTCAAGGGCGACGACATCGCGGCGCTGCTGGCGGCGGTAGCGCCGGCGCGCGGCGGTGAACAGCGGCCGCTGGCGATCGTGCTCGACAGCATCAAGGGACAGGGCGTGACCTATCTGGAAAACCTGTCGAACTCACACCACCTGCGCCTGACGCCGGACGTGCAGTTGGAGATCGAAAAAGCCATCGCCGAACTGGAGGCCGCCCATGTTTAA
- the pta gene encoding phosphate acetyltransferase: MSRTIMLIPTGTSVGLTSVSLGVIRSMEQKGVRLSVFKPIAQPRTGDNALDQTTTIIRSNSTIPAAEPLRMDYVEGLLSSNQQDVLMEEIVARYHENTKDAEVVLIEGLVPTRKHQFANALNYEIAKTLNAEIVFVLALGNDSPAQLKERIELARTSFGGSKNKNITGVIINKLNAPVDDQGRTRPDLSEIFDDSTKASIAHVDPAQLFANSPLPVLGCVPWSFDLIATRAIDMARHLKARVVNEGDIMTRRVKSVTFCARSIPHMLEHFRPGSLLVTSADRPDVLVSACLAAMNGVEIGAILLTGGYAIDEPIKKLCERAFQTGLPVFMVDTNTWQTSLSLQSFNLEVPADDHQRIEKVQNYVASHISTEWIDSLTATSERSRRLSPPAFRYELTELARKAGKRIVLPEGDEPRTVKAAAICAERGIAECVLLGNPDEIQRVAAAQGVELGKGIEIVDPVAVRENYVPRLVELRKSKGMTEVVAREQLEDNVVLGTLMLEQGEVDGLVSGAVHTTANTIRPPLQLIKTAPGSSLVSSVFFMLLPDQVLVYGDCAINPDPTAEQLSEIAIQSADSAAAFGIEPRVAMISYSTGNSGAGSDVEKVREATRLAQEKRPDLIIDGPLQYDAAIMADVAKSKAPNSPVAGQATVFIFPDLNTGNTTYKAVQRSADLVSIGPMLQGMRKPVNDLSRGALVDDIVYTVALTAIQSSQADAAAAKA, translated from the coding sequence GTGTCACGTACTATTATGTTGATCCCCACCGGCACCAGCGTCGGCCTGACCAGCGTCAGCCTGGGTGTCATCCGCTCCATGGAGCAAAAAGGCGTTCGTCTGAGCGTGTTCAAACCTATCGCTCAACCGCGCACCGGCGACAACGCACTCGACCAGACCACCACTATCATCCGCAGCAACTCCACCATCCCGGCGGCCGAACCGCTGCGCATGGATTACGTTGAGGGCCTGCTGAGCTCCAACCAGCAAGACGTGCTGATGGAAGAGATCGTGGCGCGCTACCACGAGAACACCAAAGACGCGGAAGTGGTGCTGATCGAAGGCCTGGTGCCGACCCGCAAGCATCAGTTCGCCAACGCGCTGAACTACGAGATCGCCAAAACCCTGAACGCCGAGATCGTCTTCGTGCTGGCGCTGGGCAACGACTCCCCGGCGCAGCTGAAAGAGCGCATCGAACTGGCGCGTACCAGCTTCGGCGGCAGCAAGAACAAAAACATCACCGGCGTGATCATCAACAAGCTGAACGCACCGGTCGACGATCAGGGCCGCACCCGTCCTGACCTGTCCGAAATCTTCGACGACTCCACCAAGGCCAGCATCGCCCATGTCGATCCTGCGCAGCTGTTCGCCAACAGCCCGCTGCCGGTTCTGGGCTGCGTGCCGTGGAGCTTCGATCTGATCGCCACCCGCGCCATCGACATGGCTCGCCACCTGAAGGCCCGCGTGGTCAACGAAGGCGACATCATGACCCGCCGCGTGAAGTCCGTGACCTTCTGTGCGCGCAGCATTCCGCACATGCTGGAACACTTCCGCCCAGGCTCCCTGCTGGTGACCTCCGCAGACCGCCCTGACGTGCTGGTCTCCGCCTGCCTGGCGGCGATGAACGGCGTGGAAATCGGCGCCATCCTGCTGACCGGCGGCTACGCCATCGACGAGCCGATCAAGAAGCTGTGCGAACGCGCCTTCCAGACCGGCCTGCCGGTGTTCATGGTCGACACCAACACCTGGCAGACCTCGCTGAGCCTGCAGAGCTTCAACCTCGAAGTGCCGGCGGACGACCACCAGCGCATCGAGAAAGTGCAGAACTACGTGGCCAGCCACATCAGCACCGAGTGGATCGATTCGCTGACCGCCACCTCCGAGCGTTCACGCCGCCTGTCTCCACCGGCGTTCCGTTACGAGCTGACCGAGCTGGCGCGTAAAGCCGGCAAGCGCATCGTGCTGCCGGAAGGCGACGAACCGCGCACCGTGAAAGCGGCGGCCATCTGTGCCGAACGCGGCATCGCGGAATGCGTGCTGCTCGGCAACCCGGACGAGATCCAGCGCGTCGCGGCGGCGCAAGGCGTTGAGCTGGGCAAAGGCATCGAAATCGTCGATCCGGTCGCCGTGCGTGAAAACTACGTGCCGCGTCTGGTTGAGCTGCGCAAGAGCAAGGGCATGACCGAAGTGGTCGCGCGCGAGCAGCTGGAAGACAACGTGGTGCTCGGCACCCTGATGCTGGAACAAGGCGAAGTCGACGGTCTGGTCTCCGGCGCGGTTCACACCACCGCCAACACCATCCGTCCGCCGTTGCAGCTGATCAAAACCGCGCCGGGCAGCTCGCTGGTGTCCTCCGTGTTCTTCATGCTGCTGCCTGACCAGGTACTGGTCTACGGCGACTGCGCGATCAACCCGGATCCGACCGCCGAGCAGCTGTCTGAAATCGCCATCCAGTCTGCGGATTCCGCCGCCGCCTTCGGCATCGAGCCGCGCGTGGCGATGATCTCCTACTCCACCGGCAACTCCGGTGCGGGCAGCGACGTCGAGAAAGTGCGCGAAGCGACCCGTCTGGCGCAGGAAAAACGCCCGGACCTGATCATCGACGGCCCGCTGCAGTACGACGCCGCCATCATGGCCGACGTTGCCAAGTCCAAGGCGCCGAACTCACCGGTGGCCGGCCAGGCGACCGTGTTCATCTTCCCGGATCTGAACACCGGCAACACCACCTACAAAGCGGTACAGCGTTCCGCTGACCTGGTCTCCATCGGGCCGATGCTGCAAGGCATGCGCAAGCCGGTGAACGACCTGTCGCGCGGCGCACTGGTTGACGATATCGTCTACACCGTTGCGCTGACGGCGATCCAGTCTTCCCAGGCTGACGCTGCCGCCGCCAAGGCCTGA
- the yfbV gene encoding terminus macrodomain insulation protein YfbV, whose product MTSKPSGSVSWFQVFQRGQHYMKTWPSDKRLAPVFPENRVARATRFAIRFMPPLAIFTLTWQIALGGQLGPAIATALFACSLPMQGLWWLGRRSVTPLPPTLLQWFHEVRNKLTEAGQAVAPLEGTPTYQTLADLLKRAFKQLDKTFLDDL is encoded by the coding sequence ATGACGAGCAAACCGTCCGGTTCCGTAAGCTGGTTTCAGGTCTTCCAGCGCGGGCAGCATTATATGAAAACCTGGCCGTCAGACAAACGTCTGGCACCGGTCTTTCCGGAGAACCGCGTTGCGCGTGCCACCCGTTTCGCTATTCGTTTCATGCCGCCGTTGGCGATTTTCACGCTGACCTGGCAGATCGCGCTCGGCGGCCAGCTCGGCCCGGCGATCGCCACCGCGCTGTTCGCTTGCAGCCTGCCGATGCAGGGCTTGTGGTGGCTGGGGCGCCGTTCGGTCACGCCGCTGCCGCCGACGCTGTTGCAATGGTTCCATGAGGTGCGTAACAAGCTGACGGAAGCCGGACAGGCGGTGGCGCCGCTCGAAGGCACGCCGACCTATCAGACGTTGGCTGATTTGCTCAAGCGCGCCTTCAAGCAGCTGGACAAAACCTTCCTCGACGATCTGTAA
- a CDS encoding PTS ascorbate transporter subunit IIC, with protein sequence MFIQETLKFVVDILKVPSVLVGLIALIGLLAQKKSFSDVVKGTVKTILGFIVLGGGATVLVGSLNPLGGMFEHAFNIQGIIPNNEAIVSIALEKYGASTALIMAFGMVANIVVARFTRLKYIFLTGHHTFYMACMIGIILTVAGFEGVQLVFTGALTLGLVMAFFPAIAQRYMRRITGNDDIAFGHFGTLGYVLSGWIGSKVGKNSRSTEEMNLPKNLSFLRDSSISISMTMIVIYLILAICAGRAYVESELSGGQNYLVYSIIQAITFAAGVFIILQGVRLILAEIVPAFTGFSEKLVPNARPALDCPVVYPYAPNAVLIGFLFSFLGGLAGLFLLGQLKMVLILPGVVPHFFTGATAGVFGNATGGRRGAMLGAFANGLLITFLPVLLLPVLGALGFANTTFSDADFGAIGILLGNMARFMSKEMIMLAIVAVFALLVAHNFLGKRKGAPAADRVEK encoded by the coding sequence ATGTTTATCCAGGAAACGCTCAAGTTTGTGGTGGATATATTAAAGGTGCCTTCGGTGCTGGTCGGGCTTATTGCGCTGATCGGTTTGCTGGCGCAAAAGAAATCCTTTTCCGACGTGGTGAAAGGCACGGTAAAAACCATTCTCGGCTTTATCGTTTTGGGCGGCGGCGCCACGGTATTGGTCGGGTCGCTCAATCCGTTGGGCGGCATGTTCGAACACGCGTTTAATATTCAGGGCATCATTCCGAACAACGAAGCGATCGTCTCTATCGCGCTGGAGAAATACGGCGCTTCCACCGCCTTGATCATGGCGTTTGGCATGGTGGCGAACATCGTGGTGGCGCGCTTCACCCGGCTGAAATACATCTTCCTCACCGGCCACCACACTTTCTACATGGCCTGCATGATCGGCATCATCCTGACGGTGGCAGGCTTCGAGGGCGTGCAGTTGGTGTTTACCGGCGCGTTGACCCTGGGGCTGGTGATGGCGTTCTTCCCGGCGATTGCCCAGCGCTATATGCGCCGCATCACCGGCAACGACGATATCGCTTTCGGCCACTTCGGCACCCTGGGCTATGTGTTGTCCGGCTGGATCGGCTCGAAGGTGGGCAAAAATTCGCGCTCAACCGAGGAGATGAACCTGCCGAAAAACCTCAGCTTCCTGCGCGACAGTTCCATTTCGATCTCGATGACCATGATCGTCATCTACCTGATCCTGGCGATCTGCGCCGGGCGGGCCTATGTGGAAAGCGAGCTCAGCGGCGGCCAGAACTACCTGGTGTATTCGATTATCCAGGCCATCACCTTCGCCGCCGGGGTGTTTATCATTCTGCAGGGCGTGCGCTTGATTCTGGCGGAGATCGTGCCGGCGTTCACCGGCTTCTCGGAAAAACTGGTGCCTAACGCGCGGCCGGCGTTGGATTGTCCGGTGGTTTATCCCTATGCCCCCAACGCGGTGCTGATCGGCTTCCTGTTCAGCTTCCTTGGCGGGTTGGCCGGGCTGTTCCTGCTGGGGCAACTGAAGATGGTGCTGATCCTGCCCGGCGTGGTGCCGCATTTCTTCACCGGCGCTACCGCCGGGGTGTTCGGCAACGCGACCGGCGGGCGGCGCGGCGCGATGCTGGGCGCCTTTGCCAACGGGCTGCTGATCACCTTCCTGCCGGTGCTGCTGCTGCCGGTGTTGGGGGCGCTGGGTTTTGCCAACACCACCTTCTCCGACGCCGACTTCGGCGCGATCGGCATCCTGTTGGGCAATATGGCGCGCTTTATGTCGAAGGAGATGATCATGTTGGCGATCGTCGCCGTGTTCGCGCTGCTGGTGGCGCATAACTTCCTGGGAAAACGCAAAGGCGCGCCGGCCGCTGACCGCGTCGAGAAATAA
- a CDS encoding YfbU family protein, which yields MEMTNAQRLILSNQYKMMTLLDPDNGDRYRRLQTIVERGFGLQMRELDRDFGELSEEVCRTIINVMEMHHALQVSWGNLKEKQDLDERRLAFLGFDAATEARYLSYVRFLVSTEGRYTHFDSGSHGFNAQTKMWEKYQRMLAIWQACPRQYHLSAVEIAQIINA from the coding sequence ATGGAAATGACCAACGCCCAGCGGCTGATCCTGTCGAATCAGTACAAGATGATGACCCTGCTCGATCCGGACAACGGCGATCGTTATCGCCGGTTGCAAACCATCGTCGAACGCGGCTTCGGTTTGCAAATGCGCGAGCTGGATCGCGACTTCGGCGAACTGAGCGAAGAGGTGTGCCGCACCATCATCAACGTGATGGAGATGCATCATGCGCTGCAGGTTTCCTGGGGCAACCTGAAAGAGAAGCAGGATCTGGACGAGCGCCGCCTGGCGTTTCTCGGTTTCGATGCCGCGACCGAGGCGCGCTACCTGAGTTACGTGCGTTTCCTGGTTAGCACCGAGGGGCGCTATACTCACTTTGATTCCGGCAGCCACGGTTTTAACGCCCAGACCAAAATGTGGGAAAAATATCAGCGTATGCTGGCGATTTGGCAGGCCTGCCCGCGCCAGTATCATTTGAGCGCCGTTGAGATAGCGCAAATCATCAATGCTTGA
- the ackA gene encoding acetate kinase: MSSKLVLVLNCGSSSLKFAIIDAVNGDEFLSGLAECFHLPEARIKWKMDGAKHEAALGAGAAHSEALNFIVNTILAQKPELSAQLTAIGHRIVHGGEKFTASAVINDEVLQGIKDSVPFAPLHNPAHLIGIAEALKSFPHLADKNVAVFDTAFHQTMPEESYLYALPYSLYRDHGVRRYGAHGTSHFYVTQEAAKMLNKPVEEVNVITCHLGNGGSVTAVRNGQCVDTSMGLTPLEGLVMGTRSGDIDPAIIFHLHDSLGMSVDQINKMLTKESGLLGLTEVTSDCRYVEDNYDSKADAKRAMDVFCHRLAKYVGAYSALMEGRLDAVIFTGGIGENAGMVRELTLNKLGLLGFEIDHDRNMAARFGKSGAITKDGSRLALVIPTNEELVIAQDASRLTA; this comes from the coding sequence ATGTCGAGTAAGCTAGTACTGGTTCTTAACTGCGGCAGTTCTTCTCTGAAATTCGCCATCATCGATGCCGTTAACGGCGACGAATTCCTCTCCGGTTTGGCCGAGTGTTTCCACCTGCCTGAAGCTCGCATCAAGTGGAAAATGGACGGCGCCAAACACGAAGCTGCCCTGGGGGCCGGCGCTGCACACAGCGAAGCGCTGAACTTCATTGTTAATACTATTCTGGCACAAAAACCAGAGCTTTCCGCGCAGCTGACCGCCATCGGCCACCGCATCGTGCACGGCGGCGAGAAGTTCACCGCCTCCGCCGTGATCAACGACGAAGTTCTGCAGGGTATCAAAGATTCCGTGCCGTTTGCACCACTGCACAACCCAGCTCACCTGATCGGCATCGCGGAAGCGCTGAAATCCTTCCCTCACCTGGCTGACAAGAACGTTGCCGTGTTCGACACCGCGTTCCACCAGACCATGCCGGAAGAATCTTACCTGTACGCCCTGCCGTACAGCCTGTATCGCGACCACGGCGTTCGCCGCTACGGCGCACACGGCACCAGCCACTTCTACGTGACTCAGGAAGCCGCGAAGATGCTGAACAAGCCGGTGGAAGAAGTGAACGTGATCACTTGCCACCTGGGCAACGGCGGTTCCGTCACCGCAGTGCGCAACGGCCAGTGCGTTGACACCTCCATGGGTCTGACCCCGCTGGAAGGCCTGGTAATGGGCACCCGCAGCGGTGACATCGATCCGGCTATCATCTTCCACCTGCACGATTCTCTGGGCATGAGCGTTGATCAGATCAACAAGATGCTGACCAAAGAATCCGGCCTGCTGGGCCTGACCGAAGTCACCAGCGACTGCCGTTACGTTGAAGACAACTACGACAGCAAAGCCGACGCCAAACGCGCCATGGACGTGTTCTGCCACCGTCTGGCCAAATACGTCGGCGCCTACAGCGCGCTGATGGAAGGCCGTCTGGACGCGGTGATCTTCACCGGCGGCATCGGCGAGAACGCCGGCATGGTGCGTGAGCTGACCCTGAACAAACTGGGCCTGCTGGGCTTCGAAATCGATCACGATCGCAACATGGCCGCTCGCTTCGGCAAATCCGGCGCCATCACCAAAGACGGCAGCCGCCTGGCGCTGGTGATCCCGACCAACGAAGAGTTGGTCATCGCGCAGGACGCATCCCGCCTGACCGCGTAA
- the yfbR gene encoding 5'-deoxynucleotidase — translation MSQSHFFAHLSRLKLINRWPLMRNVRTENVSEHSLQVAFVAHALAVIKNRKFNGNLNADRVALLAMYHDASEVITGDMPTPIKYYNPQIAHEYKKIEKIAQQKLLDMIPAELRNDFRTILDEHYYSEDEKQVVKQADALCAYLKCLEELSAGNNEFTLAKARLDKTLEQRRSPEMDYFMEVFIPSFSLSLDEISLDSSL, via the coding sequence ATGAGCCAGAGCCATTTCTTCGCCCATCTGTCCCGCCTGAAACTGATCAACCGCTGGCCACTGATGCGCAACGTGCGTACCGAGAACGTCTCCGAACACAGTCTGCAGGTGGCCTTTGTCGCCCACGCGTTGGCGGTGATCAAGAACCGCAAATTCAACGGCAATCTCAACGCCGACCGCGTTGCCCTGCTGGCGATGTACCACGACGCCAGCGAAGTGATCACCGGCGACATGCCGACGCCGATCAAGTACTACAATCCGCAGATCGCCCATGAGTACAAGAAGATCGAAAAGATCGCCCAGCAAAAGCTGCTGGACATGATCCCCGCGGAACTGCGCAACGATTTCCGCACCATTCTCGATGAGCACTACTACAGCGAAGATGAAAAACAGGTGGTAAAGCAGGCGGACGCATTGTGCGCCTACCTGAAATGCCTGGAAGAACTCTCTGCCGGCAACAACGAATTCACCCTGGCCAAGGCGCGGCTGGATAAAACCCTGGAGCAGCGCCGCAGCCCGGAAATGGACTACTTCATGGAGGTATTCATTCCCAGTTTCAGCCTGTCATTGGACGAAATCAGCCTCGACAGCTCGCTGTAA
- a CDS encoding sugar phosphatase, with amino-acid sequence MECKGFLFDLDGTLVDSLPAVERAWTHWAERRGVDPQAVLDFIHGKQAITSLRHFMPGESEAEIQREFQLLEQVEAQDTDGVRALPGAIALLERLNSLGIPWAIVTSGSVPVAGARRRAGGLPQPAVFITAEQVKHGKPQPDAYLLGAERLGLAPHECVVVEDAPAGILSGLAAGCQVIAVNAPADAPKLEQVDLRLDSLAQIAVDKTAQGAIVRRLA; translated from the coding sequence GTGGAGTGTAAGGGTTTTCTGTTCGATCTTGATGGCACCCTGGTGGATTCGCTGCCGGCGGTAGAGCGCGCCTGGACGCACTGGGCCGAGCGCCGCGGCGTCGACCCGCAAGCGGTGCTGGACTTCATTCACGGTAAACAGGCCATTACTTCTCTGCGCCACTTTATGCCGGGTGAAAGCGAAGCGGAAATTCAGCGTGAATTCCAATTGCTGGAGCAGGTGGAAGCGCAGGATACCGACGGCGTTCGCGCGCTGCCTGGCGCGATTGCGTTGCTGGAGCGCCTGAACTCGCTCGGCATCCCTTGGGCGATCGTCACCTCCGGTTCGGTGCCGGTGGCCGGCGCTCGCCGCCGGGCCGGCGGTTTGCCGCAGCCGGCGGTGTTCATCACCGCTGAGCAGGTTAAACATGGCAAGCCGCAGCCCGACGCCTATCTGCTGGGCGCCGAGCGCCTGGGGTTGGCGCCGCACGAGTGCGTGGTGGTCGAAGACGCACCGGCCGGCATTCTCTCCGGCCTGGCGGCGGGTTGCCAGGTGATTGCGGTCAACGCCCCGGCCGATGCGCCGAAGCTGGAGCAGGTCGACCTGCGGCTGGATTCGCTGGCGCAGATCGCCGTCGATAAAACGGCGCAGGGCGCGATCGTTCGCCGGCTGGCCTGA
- a CDS encoding SLC13 family permease, with protein MPDEAVLNSELLWVLSLLLIAIVLFTTNKLRMDVVALLVIIAFVLSGTLSLQEATVGFSDPNVILIAALFVIGEGLVRTGVAYQVGDWLVKVAGSSETKMLMLLMVTVAGLGAFMSSTGVVAIFIPVVLSVTARMKIAPGRLMMPLSFAGLISGMMTLVATPPNMVVNSELVREGIHGFGFFSVTPIGLAVLALGVGYMLIARRWLGSSDTGKAGDDWQRRTFRDLIRDYKLTGRARRLAVRSASPLIGRSLDELHLRARYGANVVGIERWKRFRRVMVSASGSTELREGDVLLIDMSDSQVDLREFCGEQRLEPMVLRGDYFSEQSRNVGMAEVSLIPDSALLGKSLREAAFRSRYDLNVVGIRRHGETLGGKLVDEPLELGDILLVIGDWKAIRQLQAKTHDFIVLNLPAEVDEVAPAITQAPHALFCLALMVAMMLTDEIPNPIAALIACLLMGKFRCIDMESAYKSIHWPSIILIVGMMPFAQALQKTGGVDLIVSGLMDVAGGAGPRVMLLCLFVLCATIGLFISNTATAVLMAPIAIAAAREMGVSPYPFAMIIAVAASAAFMTPVSSPVNTLVLGPGNYKFGDFVRLGVPFTLLVMAVSVIVVPWLYGF; from the coding sequence TTGCCGGATGAGGCCGTTTTGAACAGCGAATTACTGTGGGTGCTGAGTTTACTGCTGATTGCCATCGTGCTGTTTACCACCAACAAGCTGCGTATGGACGTGGTGGCGCTGTTGGTGATCATCGCTTTCGTGCTGAGCGGCACGCTCAGCCTGCAGGAGGCGACGGTCGGTTTCAGCGATCCCAACGTGATTTTGATCGCCGCGCTGTTCGTGATCGGCGAAGGGCTGGTGCGCACTGGCGTGGCTTATCAGGTGGGCGATTGGCTGGTCAAAGTCGCCGGCAGCAGCGAAACCAAAATGTTGATGCTGCTGATGGTGACGGTCGCCGGGCTGGGGGCATTTATGAGCTCGACCGGCGTGGTGGCGATCTTTATCCCGGTGGTGCTCAGCGTGACGGCGAGAATGAAGATCGCGCCGGGGCGGCTGATGATGCCGCTCAGTTTCGCCGGGCTTATCAGCGGCATGATGACGCTGGTGGCCACGCCGCCCAACATGGTGGTCAACAGCGAACTGGTGCGCGAAGGCATCCATGGTTTCGGTTTCTTCAGCGTGACGCCGATCGGCCTGGCGGTGCTGGCGCTGGGCGTCGGCTACATGCTGATCGCCCGCCGTTGGCTGGGCAGCAGTGACACGGGCAAAGCCGGCGACGACTGGCAGCGCCGCACCTTCCGTGACCTGATCCGCGATTACAAGCTGACCGGCCGTGCGCGGCGGTTGGCTGTCCGCAGCGCTTCGCCGCTGATCGGGCGTTCGCTGGACGAGCTGCACCTGCGCGCGCGCTATGGCGCCAACGTGGTGGGCATTGAGCGCTGGAAACGCTTCCGACGGGTGATGGTCAGCGCCTCCGGCAGCACCGAGCTGCGCGAGGGTGACGTCCTCTTGATCGACATGTCGGACAGCCAGGTCGATCTGCGCGAATTCTGCGGCGAACAGCGGCTGGAGCCGATGGTGCTGCGCGGTGATTACTTCTCTGAACAGTCGCGCAACGTCGGCATGGCGGAGGTCTCGCTGATCCCGGACTCGGCGCTGCTGGGCAAAAGCCTGCGCGAAGCGGCGTTCCGCAGCCGCTACGATCTGAACGTGGTGGGCATCCGCCGCCACGGCGAGACGCTGGGCGGCAAGTTGGTGGACGAGCCGCTGGAACTGGGCGACATCTTGCTGGTGATCGGCGACTGGAAGGCGATTCGTCAGCTGCAGGCCAAAACCCACGACTTTATCGTGCTCAATCTGCCGGCCGAGGTGGACGAAGTGGCACCGGCCATCACGCAGGCGCCGCACGCGCTGTTTTGTCTGGCGCTGATGGTGGCGATGATGCTGACCGACGAAATCCCCAACCCAATCGCGGCGCTGATCGCCTGTTTGCTGATGGGCAAGTTCCGCTGTATTGATATGGAGAGCGCCTATAAATCAATCCATTGGCCGAGCATTATTTTGATCGTCGGCATGATGCCGTTCGCGCAGGCGCTGCAAAAGACCGGCGGGGTCGATCTGATCGTCAGCGGGCTGATGGACGTCGCCGGCGGCGCGGGGCCGCGCGTGATGCTGCTGTGCCTGTTCGTCTTGTGCGCCACCATCGGCCTGTTTATTTCCAACACCGCGACGGCGGTGCTGATGGCGCCGATCGCCATTGCCGCCGCGCGCGAAATGGGGGTATCGCCATACCCGTTCGCGATGATTATCGCCGTCGCCGCGTCCGCCGCCTTTATGACGCCGGTCTCTTCACCGGTCAATACGCTGGTGCTGGGGCCGGGCAATTACAAGTTCGGCGATTTCGTGCGGCTCGGCGTGCCGTTCACCCTGTTGGTGATGGCGGTCAGCGTGATTGTGGTGCCGTGGCTCTACGGTTTTTAA